The Girardinichthys multiradiatus isolate DD_20200921_A chromosome 23, DD_fGirMul_XY1, whole genome shotgun sequence DNA segment aaaaccatgaatcattttctttttacttcacaatcatgcagcACTTTGTCCTGTCACATGAAATTCCCTAAAAACATTGTGACAGAATGTGAAATAGTTCAAGGTTTATAACTACTTCTGCAAAGCAGTGGAGTTCTGATGGGAAAGAACCCATTGATGTAGCTAATTGTTATAAGGGTCTTTATGAATGTATTTTTGAGTAAGGAGGAACTCAATCTTAGCCTGTTCAACAGCTTTTGAGGTCAGAAAAAAATGATGTTTACCTGCTAGCAGAATTGGCACCACTGGAACCTTCATGCTTTAACTCAAGTATCTCTTGCTGTTTCTCCAGTCTGTACCAGGACGGCTCAGGTCGGCAGTGCTTATTGATAGATAGAGTAACCAAGTCCGACTCTGGTTGGTACACACTGTCTGCCATTAATGAAGCTGGCATGTCCACATGCAACGCCAGGCTGGACGTTGGCAGTAAGTATATGTTCATATCTCTATGCAAATGTCCCTGAAAGGTTCCCATCTGAGTTATCTGTTGCATGAGATAGCCTGGAGGTTACCACAGAAGCAAAGCTGTAAAATCAAACAGTAGCGTTAAGCACACAACATTCTCCATCTGCTGTCCTCCAGGACACAGGACACAACTGATGTGTTATGTGATCAAGCAGAAACTTGAACACGTGAGGCACCGAGCTGTTTAGTTTACATCCAGAACCTGAGTCTGGTTAATGAGCTCACAAGATGAAAGTGCAACATAGCTATTAGGTTTCTGCTCTATCAAATAACACAGCATCTGCTCTATGGAGACCTCCAACAGCACTGCTCACTGCATTAAGTAGAAAGTGAGTTTAGACAACGTGGAGTTTGAAGCTGATGGCTCATTGAGTTTGGTGTCACATGGGGGAAGGTTACATGTTGTGCTTCTGTCTAACATCATCTTAAACATTATCTACAGAGGCGCCACAGACAAATAGTGTAGGTTTGATATAAACTGTATAAGACATGGACTTACTCTATAGTGCAAGAAGGTGATCATTCTTTACATGACAACTAACATCAGTGAACAGTTTAGGGTCGACACACAAACTGGATCAGATATATTTACAGTGGTTAGATGTTTGGTTGGTTAGAAGTGATGACAGGCAGCAGAGGAGTAGTATCCATGTACCTtttaataaaaggaaaagagtcatcacaaaataaaatgccAATCTTTCAGAGGAATCACTTTCATATCTATAACTCTGGTGCTGCAGAGCACCATACTACAGTCATTTTTACTGTCACGTGATAATTGTGATCAGAAAATGACTTTTGACCTACTGCAGTGACCCAGCTTCAGACTTTTACCTTGATGATGCTGATggcagatttatttaaatgatgaTGAACAAGGTATTTTCTGTATCTTGTCGATCTATTATACCACAATAGAGttgttttattgagatgcacaaaGAAATGGGCTTGTGATCGCCATTGGATGATTATCACCTCGACTAAGACTTACCAGTAATCAGCCAGTCTGCAACTCTGGTCACAGCATTGCTAAGTGCTAACAGGGACTGCTAACACTCTTCGGTGTGGAAACCAttactgagtgaagaagacACAGTTAGCTATTTTAATCAGCAAGTGTTTGTTTCTGCAGAAATgctagaaaaaaattaattgaatGCAGTTATATttgttaaagagaaaaaaatatatatatcagcAGGTCACGGCTCTACAAAGTTGGAGATCAGCCTTGAAattctgatcagtgcatctctagctTTTGTGTTTTAGTATCAACCTGCTTTTAATTAAtatatgtttaattaaaaatccaCGAAGAGAGCAATATGAATTTGGGGAGCCATTGTTCCTGTATGTTCATATCTGGCAGTGAGCCAGGCCGTGCTGTCCTCTACCGGAGCTGGCAGTACACAAGAGTTATTTTCAGACACGTGGCATGAGAAGAATGTTCAGCCCGTGTCCAGTAGCCTTAAAGATTTGCTGCTGCTCTCTGTGACTCCCCGGGTGGTATCTGCTGCACTTTAGTATGCTCTCTCATCGAGGAAAAATCAGTCGGTGTGCACGTTTTAGTGTCATTTTCCAGTATTGACCAGTATCTGAGTTTTAGTCCATCCTCATGCTGTTTGTCTTGTAGCTCGCACAACCCCAGCCATAAAAACTGCTCCACCTGCCTCAAAGACACTGAAGCTGCTGTCTTCTCTCAGCCATGTTCCTGTCCTGACAGTGGAGAGCCCTGCTCAGCACACAGCCCCGCTGTACGAGAGTGAAGAGCTGTAGGACCAAACATCTCCTCCTCCATTTACCTTCAGTCAGACCTGTACAACTGGACCGGAACCTCTGTAACCAGTGTTGTGTAAACATTAGCGAGCTCAGAGTTTTAGCATCACAAGACTGAAGCTTTGCTGGAGAAATGATGTGTGATGCAGATAGTTTTCaccattattttttaaaaagctagTTCTGGACTCCTCCACACATCAGAGGTTTCATGATGTCAACAACTGCTTTATTATTGttgatttaacattttttgagGATACTAGGCTGACATCTGAAACCACATCAAAGCAACTTTGAGAAAAATGTTCCTTGAGATTCATTACCGTAATAATCGGCTGCTGTGTGTTTCTGAGCCCAGCTTTTGGTTCGTCTCTCCATTTGTTTCTTTCAACCTGTGTTTCTACTCTGGTTCTGTGTCTGTCCTGTCTGCTCTCAGCAAAATGCAGCTTCTGGGTCATAGATGTATTCTTAGATCTCTGCAACGTTGGCCTCCAGCTCTGCTGCCCAACTTTCTCAGTGGCCAACCACGGTACTGTTTTCCTAACCACCGCCATCATACCACGTTTTACAGAACACATTTGCAGTTTCtctgaatatttcatttaaaatataaaacttcttgaaccttaacagaatatAGAAACAGTATTTTTCTCTGTACAGGTGTATTTTAAAGGCAGGTTGAGTGTAACAATGCCTACAGGTAGTACAGTGCAATAAGGGAATAGatagtttgtggttgtgctGGGTAGCACTTCCCTATGGTCAGGGTTAGAAACCAAAAACTTCAGAAAGTGCAACCATTCTTTCTATGACACACTGCACTTTAATCTCAACAAACGCCGGGCACACTTCAGCTTTTACCATTTTAGTACCAGAATTACAGCTGCTGCTGCCTCGGAAATGTCTGGAAAACAGTTCTGGAAAAAACAGACGTTAACTGCTCATTTTCTGCTGTAGTGTAGCTAAAGTCtagtatgtgttttaaaagtTGCTATCCGATACTGTATCTACTGTTTTTAATGTTGCTCCTTTAACTTCTCAGAAGTGAGGCTTGCAGTTGCCTCTTGGCTTACAGATGGCTGCATTTAAAAACCTGTAGAAGCAAATAGGTGGACAGAGAACAGGCTGCTATCTGGATATCCAACCTGCAGTTACAGCAAAGTTCACGCCctctacatttacattttatcactTCTGCAGTGCAGAGAAACTGTTTAAAGCTTGATTAGAGGAGAACATGTTTCTCTCTTGCGTTTCCTGTATTCATAGTTCTGGATTTAAAAAATGGCTCTCAGTATATCAGTCTACCTATTTAAACATGCTTTCTCATCGATTTGTTTGCTGCCAGCCATGAGCTTTTTGCAAGTTTTATTTTCACCTGTAAGTGCATGCAGGGGAAGATCTTTGCTCTGACCTCCACAGAAAAGCAAACATCAAAGCCCTAAGAGATGAAAGCTGCAGTGTATGGTTTACATTTAGCCTTAGCTGCTactgttttcattcatttacaCACGAGTAGTTGCTGTGTTCAGCAGATTGCAACGAAGGCGCTTGGCTCAGAAAGGGCCCAGCATTGCGTTTTCATGTGGAaatgaaactaaatattttaaactgcaAGTAGAAGTGTTTGTAGGTACTGATTGTGATATATTACAGGATAAATGCGTAATAAAGTTTTAACTCTAAGTCTGTCTTCTGCTGAAGTTATTAGTCTTTTCATGTGTTTCGTCACCATCTACTGGTGGGGAAAAATAAGACTTGGACACAaactgatttagtttttttattaaaaccaaacTATCAAATCTCACATGGGTTGATTGGACTGCAGGAgatacaaagtttttcttttaacaccATAAACAGAACTGTACAGAGCTTGTTACAATTACACAGGTCAACCCCATGTCTTTCCCATTAATAAATCACTAGAAAAATTATGGGAGGCAACTTTAAACAGATGATCTAAAAAGGCAGGAGACCCGTTTTTGGCTGGACTGGCCCCAGTCCAGCAGCCTCAATCTGGGTTCAGTTAAAAACAGATGATTCAGATTCCTCAGAACTAGTAATGGTTGGATGGGAGCGTTGGCTTCTGAAATTCAGGAATCGTCAATAGACCTAACCTTTCAGATACAAAACCAgaccaccttttttttttttttttttaaatcaagactACATGGAGAAAAGACACAAGTAAACTTTGTGAACATTTACCAAAATGTCAAGAGTCCATCAGAAAAACGTCTTACAGTGGTGAGAAAATCTCAGCAACCTGCCGTTAATTTGAGTTGTGGAGGAACAGTTGTTGGCACGAGTTCAGCGTGTTTCAGCACAGTCCATTTCGTTTGTCTCGGTGAAGCCGTAGGGTTTCTAGTCTTAGATTTCAACGTCGCTCTCCTTGTCGTTGTCATGGTCACCATCGTAGAACTCGTTTGCTGCTTCAGGCCTGTAGGAACCGTAGTAAAGATGTTTACTAAGTGCTTCAAACATGAAAGCTCGTGCTGACTAGCTGTTGCTACAGCTAACAACTGACCGTGTGTAGTTTTCCTCTGCTCCCCTCTCATCGGGGTCAGGCTCATCGTTGCGCTCGTAGCTCAGCATATCGGAGGGAACGTCGTGGATCTGGACACTCGGAGCGTGGTTCAGCATCTTCAGGTTCTCAAATACTGTCTGACGGATCTGCTCCAGGTACTGCAGCGACACGTACACAGTGAAGACAGTCCTGCACACTTTGTTTCAACATTCCACACTCAAATGTTCCTTTTTCAATCCATTTTTCCACTTTCAACTACAATCAATCTGctctagtttatttttcttaaacaatGATTGGGGTTTACTGTAAACAAAACTCATTTAACCGACCCCAGCCACACCAAAAACCATGTGAATGAGCTTGGATTTCAGGCAGTAACTCAACTCAAGTTCTAGTGTTCATTAAGTACAGAAGATTTGTTTCCATTGTATCTTGATAAGATTTAGAGCTTTCTCTGTCATAactgtttcattgttttatattgtgataaaatctCAAGCTTGTTTGGTCATGATTAGTTTCCTTGTTGCATGTCAAACATAAAAACTGTCTTGTTTTATGTTGCTATATCAGTGTCTGTTTCtcattaaaatatgattttaaacattttatcaaaataatcatCTCATTACGCTAGAAACCAATCTCCCAAGCTCTTTGTTTTATAATCACATTATCTCTACATATTGAGACCTTGGGTTATTTAGTTGTGATAACTGTTATATTAGATGTAATAAATTCTTGAAATAGTGGATTAAGAGGCcagaaacacaaatatttgtttgtatttatttaaagttggaaaatgtaaaaaatataatgtagaatgttttcacattttgtagaCTGTGTTGGGACCCTGAATGTTTCCCACACATAGAATAAAACACAGGTCTTAGAGCTACTAAAACCAGTGAAAACTGAGCCAATGTTTCTACCTGTCTGGAGTTCTGGTTTTCTATCCTGGTGCTGACATCAGGATGCAGCGTGAAGTCAGGAGCAAAGTACTCAAAATATTCTGTAGGAGAAATGATGaagagaaaaatcaaacaaaatagtTTGAGATTACTTATGGTGTACATAACCACGTCTATAATGAGCTCTAAAAGAGTCTATGGTGTTCCTAAACTTCCAACAGATGGCGCTACAGACTGAAACACCTCAACAATGACAGGATTTCTTTAACTCGGACTCAAAGATGATAAAGTTAGTTTTATAATACTGCAAGACAAGCTGCTGTCGAGAAAAAAACCATGCTGAAAACTGCAGAAGAAGGCACAGCTCACCGCTATAAGGCAGCTCATCACTGATGGATTCCTCCAACAACAGAGACGTTTCAAAAGTCCTAGATATTACACACAACAAGAGTTCATTTGCATCAACAAAACTGGACTTTTAGATGAATGACTCTTTTTGTCTCTCATTTATTGTTTACTTACCAGCAGCGAGCCACATTCCTCACCGTGTATCCTCCTCCTCCAAGAACCAGCAGAGGGATCTTAAAACTTTTTACAAACTCCACACACTCACTGAAAGGGAGCCACGTGTacacaaacacaagcaggtaaGCTTTACGAGAGTGAAAGCAGCAATAAACTAGCTGCCGCTGACTCACCCGTGTCCTCGTATGCTAAGGTTGAAGCAGCCCAGTCGGTCACAGCCCAGAGAATCTGCTCCGCactgcaaacacaaacactgttaGCTTCCTGAACACACAAACACCAACCTCAGCTGCTTCAAACTGACCTGTAGGACGATGCAGGTGGGCTGGTAATAATCCACCACCTGCTTGATAACCGGCTGGAACAGCTGCCTGTAgcctgaaacacacacagatcCGTGAAACGAAACAGAACCTTTTAGATGTCTCCTATAACATGGTGGATTTTCGGACTCACTCTGGTCATCAATGCCATCTCTGAGAGGAACGTTGAGGCAGTAGTATCGGCCACTCTCCGCCCCCACCTCGTACATGTCACCTTCAGGGAACACGCCATACCTCCTCAGTGTGTCCATGTATGTGACAAAACATTTGATGGGAACTCAAAGCAGCACCTACCTGTGCCAGGGAAAAAGTAGTTGCCATACTTGTGAAAGGACACGGTCATGACACGGTCTGTCAGGTAAAACGCTTCCTGGACGCCGTCGCCATGGTGAATGTCGATGTCAATGTACAGAACCCTGGGGTGGTACCTACAACAAAGCACAAAGTTAAAGCCGGGCAAAGACAAACATGCAGTATAGGTTAGACAGAAGCGTGATCTTACTTGAGAAGCTCCAGTATGCTGATGACGATGTCATTTACGTAACAAAACCCAGATGCCTACATGCACAAGAGAAGCAGCTTGGAGTTTAACTTGTATGAGCCGGCCCAAAGGGATGAGACTGTGATCCACTTTGTTCTCACCTCAAATTTTTTAGCATGATGCAAACCTCCTGCCCAGTTGATGGCGATGTCACAGATCTGGAAAAAGTAAATCGAATTAGCAACAATGAAAATCATCATAAAGTCTTATTGCAACATATAATCACTGCCCACTTTATTAGATGACTTTGAACTTGACTTTGTTTCTGACCTTGTCCTTCCCTTTGTTGCCTTTTGGTAGAAAAATCTCACACAGCTCAAATTACTTCAGGCTAGTTTTTAACACGCCAAAATGGCCTCCACATTGACCAGATCTAAAttcaatagagcacctttaggaGAAAGTGGaaccaacaaatctgcagcaacactTTGACGTAGAAAAGATctgtaaaaagctttaaattcatccatccatcttctatagtagcttatccttgcagggtcacagggggactagtgcctatttccagcagtcatcGGGCGAGAGGGTGGGGGTATACCCTGCACATGCGCCAGTCCACAAGAGggtaacacagacacacacaggacaaccgACCaagcacacagacacaaacaaattaacagtcatgtttttggactgtggaaggaagctggagtgcccagagagaacccatgcatgcactaGGAGAACAGGCACActgcatgcagaaagagcccagaCTGGGATTTGAACTCAGGACTTCCTCGCAAGGCTACAGTGCCCACGACTGCGCCACCTTGAATTCATGATATTGCAGTGCAAAATTcacatggaaaaataaaacttaaattgaatacatttattcagtaggTCCCTTTTGAagtgaaacaggcccacagcctCACAGACCCTCCACCATACCTATTGGTGGGCATTAACAGGGAGCTTttcatcatttgttttatgttaaatcTGACTAGTATTTGTGACCAAAAAGTTCAaacttggtctcatctgaccaaaacaaaatggttcCAGTATAGTTTATTAAAATCCACATGTTTATGTCTGTGATGGTATGACAGAAAAGGCCTTTTTCTGGCATCAATTCCAAACAACCATTTGGTATGGAGATACggtctaatggttgttatggagactttgtGAGCCCAAGAAGCCACTTTTTGCTAAAATTCTCCAACAGTGAGTTATGCACATTTTTCCCTTGCATCATATCCTGATGTCTGGCTTGGAATATGGGTCATTATCCAGCCTATGGGTCAGTGGCTAAAAGAGATCGGCTTCTCTGTCATGTCATATTTTTGACCAAGGGAAACAGAAGGCAACAGACTACTAATTAAAAGGTCCTAAAAACTCTGATCAACTAAAAAAAGTAAGGCataacatataaaaataaaaatcaactgTTAGGGACGCCAGAAATTGTACAACTGCCGATTTTATTATAAACAATTAGTTCTTTATGTGGAATTTGTTCTccactaaataaatgtacctaaataaaactaaattaaaagaaatgtcaATGTGATATTATGTTACTGCAATTAAAAGACTGTCCACACCTATAGGTCAGAGGTCAATCAGCATGGGTTGAATTTATGAAAACCAACaggaaacagattaaaacaagcTCTTAATGAGTGGCTGTTTTGTAGTACCTTTtgatttaaatacaaataagcCTTAGTAATGAAACATCAATGCAATACAATAAAAAGGAAGAAGATTTGGTGACATCTAGTGGTGAAATTAGAACATCCGCAGAATAAAGGTTGATGGAAGCATAGAGGACAAAGGCATTAGATCAATTAAATGGCAGCATTGTTTTGATCCAGTTAATAATGAAGCCAAACTGTAATAATATCAAGTGTTTGTATTGGCTAAGGATTAGTGGTAATACAACCACATGTGTGACCTTAATCAGCAGCTGCCTTGCGAGCTTATAAGAGGTTAATGCAGCTGTAAGCAATCTcttaaaaaactaataaataagttCTTGTGATTCTTTTTGACAGGAAACGCAGCTCAGAGCCCTGACATTGCTCAGTTCAGACGTTTGCAGTGTGTCTTACCTTGTGGTTGAGCTGCGTTGCTCCCTGTAAAGATGCTCCTGTGTATCTTGAGCAGAACTCAAACAGACCTGGAAACACCGGACTGAAACACACAGGCACAGTGTGGATTCAAGAGTCAATTACGCTACAAGGCCATGCAGCAGTTCAAGTGAAATACAACCACAGCACTCACCAGTCGTCTCCCACGTTAAATGTGTTGAGGCTCTTTGTGAAGCCCTGCATGTTGTTGGGGCTGACTTTCTGCAGGAAGTCGATGTAGTCCTCAGAATGGAAGCGACACATGTCATGCTGTGAGGCTTTGTACGGCTTAAAAACCTAATGGGTAAACAAAAGATGAAATGTTACCGCAGTGTGAAAAGTAGGTTCTGAATATGTTCCAGTGTGTCTTGACTGCTGCTTACCATCATCTTCTTGTAGAGTCCATAGTGCAACACCAGACTGTGTGTCAGAGACAGACGGTGAGGCTTCATGGGGTGGCCAGCACCTGGTGGAGGGACACGTTTCACACAACACACAGATGCTTTTCATTAAGACATTACGTGCATCAATGCAGAGACGCAAAGCAACAGCTGTTAAACTACATTAAATTGTATATAGAATGCTTTTTTAGggtttttttgctttaatgcAACAGCAAATAACTGAGAAATTTGATGTTAAATTCTTTGATTTGTCTGCAGTGAGTACAAAACAAGTCATGAAGTCACTGGACTGAGCTAGAAAAGCAGCCCAAAGCATAAAGAAATCCTCAATTGTTTCAGATTACTTTAAAGATCACAAGAAAGTCTGACTTCTGGGGGAGAGACACtcaaaaacactcacacaaatCACATCAAATAAGAATTAGGGCTTCACGATATCAGTAAAGCATATGCCAGACTATTGCTGAGTATGATACTGATTACAAATAACACACATTTTCCTaactcttctctttcttttacaTCATCGTGATGTCCCAGTAACTCACCGTGAGCTTCAGCATTTCAGCCACTAAAATATGCATTAGATGTTGTCATCAAAGGCAGCAACAACCGGCCAAATATTATACAGAGTGAATGTATGACACCTGAAAG contains these protein-coding regions:
- the hdac3 gene encoding histone deacetylase 3, producing MTNRTSYFYDPDVGNFHYGAGHPMKPHRLSLTHSLVLHYGLYKKMMVFKPYKASQHDMCRFHSEDYIDFLQKVSPNNMQGFTKSLNTFNVGDDCPVFPGLFEFCSRYTGASLQGATQLNHKICDIAINWAGGLHHAKKFEASGFCYVNDIVISILELLKYHPRVLYIDIDIHHGDGVQEAFYLTDRVMTVSFHKYGNYFFPGTGDMYEVGAESGRYYCLNVPLRDGIDDQSYRQLFQPVIKQVVDYYQPTCIVLQCGADSLGCDRLGCFNLSIRGHGECVEFVKSFKIPLLVLGGGGYTVRNVARCWTFETSLLLEESISDELPYSEYFEYFAPDFTLHPDVSTRIENQNSRQYLEQIRQTVFENLKMLNHAPSVQIHDVPSDMLSYERNDEPDPDERGAEENYTRPEAANEFYDGDHDNDKESDVEI